The nucleotide window AGCCGAAAGCCTAGCAAGCTCATCTCTATGATAGGCTAAAAGAGCCTTATTCGCCGTTACGACTGGCTTTTTACGCTCTAGCACTCGCTTTATCGCCGCATAAGCCCCATCAACTCCGCCCATAAGCTCGACATACACATCTATGTCATCCCGCTCTAATACAGCGCTAAGATCCGTGCTTAGGTGCATTCCAGCCACATCTCTTGGCTTGTTTAAATCTCTTACAACACCCACGACTGGCTCTATACTCTTGCCTGCTCGCGCAGTGATGATTGAGGCGTTGCGTACAAGTATGCGTGCCACCGCTTCGCCAACGGTGCCTACGCCTAAGATTGCTACTCTCATTTAAATTCTCTCAAATATTTTTTGATATTTCGTGCCGCTTGGCGTATGCGGTTTTCATTTTCAATCAAGGCTATTCGCACATATCCTTCGCCCCCTTCGCCAAAGCCCACGCCAGGGCTAACCGCCACACCAGCCTTGATTAAAAGCTGCTTTGAAAACTCAAGGCTACCTAGGTGAGCTGCCACTGGCGGAATTTTCGCCCAGATAAACATACTCGCCTGCGGTGCGTTTAGCTGCCAGCCTGCCTGAGCAAAGGATTCAATTAGCACCTCCTGACGACGTTTGTAGCCTGCACTTATCTCCTCCACACACTCGCTGCCACTTTCAAGCGCAAAGGTCGCTGCCACCTGAATGGGTGTAAACATACCATAATCAAACCACGATTTTATCTTTTTAAGCGCAGCGATTAGGCGTTTATTCCCACACACAAAGCCTACTCTCCAGCCTGCCATATTATAGCTTTTTGATAATGTATAGGTCTCTACTGCGACGTCTTTTGCGCCTTCAACTTCAAAAATGCTAGGCGTCTTATATCCATCAAAGCACAAATCAGCGTAGGCAATGTCGCTGATGATATAAAAGCGTTCTTGCTTGCTTAGGGCGACTAAACGCTCATAAAAGCTTTTTTGTACGGTTACGGTTGTAGGATTGTGCGGGAAATTTACCACAACATATTTTGGCTTTGGGCTACTTGCATGTATAGTGCGAGTTAAATCATCAAAGAATTTATTCTCATCGAGTTCAAATTTATCATTAAAGCTAAGCGGCATTTTGGCAACGTTTCCACCCGCAATGATAAAAGCCTGCGTGTGGATAGGGTAGGCTGGGTCTGGAACGACAGCGACGTCGCCTGGATTTATAATAGCTTGGGTTAGATGCACAAAGCCCTCCTTACTGCCCATTACAGCCACAGCTTCGGTCTCTGGGTCTAGACTCACACCGTATTTTTGCCTGTACCACTCGCAAATAGCTAATCTCAGCTTGTAAATGCCTGCACTCACGCTATATCCGTGCGTTTTGTCCTTTTGGGCGCTTTCGCAGAGCTTATCGACTATGTGCTTGGGCGTCCTGCCTTCTGGATTCCCCATTGAAAAATCAATTATATCAGCCCCATCCCTGCGTGCTGCCATTTTTATAGCATTGACCTCGGCAAATACGTAATTTGGCAACCGCTCTATCGTGTGAAATCTAATCTCCTCAAACATTATTCCCTCCTAATTTTGTATAAATTTATTCCCCTTTATCATTTCGCGAAAAAGCCTTAAGCATCATGGCTCCCTTGCTGGCTCCGCGCTCGTTAAAAACCACAGCATACACACTAGAAGCAGGAAGCTCTAACCTTAAAATCTTTGCGTCTAAATCTTTTTTAGCGTATGCAAGCTCATTTAATTTAGCATCATACACACCTATTTCCGCCGTCCATTGCCTAGCACCCCTACTAGATAGCTCCAAAGCCCCCACATCTCCGACTAATAAAAACTCGCTCGTGCCTAAAAGCGTTACGCTTTTTTCAGGCTCGATTTTAGCTAGATTGAGCCTTATATCGCTATCATCTAAAACAATCCTTATACCAAAGTCGTTGCGCTCTATGAGACTTACTCTAAACCCTTGCGCTCTAAGAGCATCATCAAGAGCCGCTAAAGTATCGCTAAATCGTTCAAATTTCACACTATACTCAAGTGGCTGCCTGCCTATGAAACTTACCTCACTTTGGCTAGACAGCATTAAAAGCGCATTTTTTAGCGCCTTTACAAAAAGTAAGGCATGGCTACTGCTTTGCGAGATAAATTTAATCTCAAATCCAGCCCTGTTAAGGAGCGCCCTATCGAGCCTAGCTCCCAAAATCTCCTCTATCTGAGCTAATTTTAATCCTCCATTATCGCTAAAAATACTAGATAAAGCTACTTGAGTTAAATTTATTTCAGTTTGACTTAGGGCGTTTATGCTAGTTTGCGCGTTTTTTATATTTATGCTAGCACCCAGCAAAAAAGCCTGCAAAAAGAGTAAGACTAAAAGCTTTTTTACCACGATTTTCCGCCATTTAGCGTAACAAATTCATCGTAGCTAATCTGCTTTATAGCGCCATCTTTTACTAAAAGCCTAACCGCTCCACTAGGGTTAAAGCTCTGCTTCTTGCCGTCTGTTATTAAATTTACACCTCCATTGCCAGCCACGATTAGCTGCGTTTGACTTAAATCTATCACAAACTCTCTGCCAGCCGCTGCATCATAGCTTTTTTTGCTCTTTGTTTTTAAATTTATAATGCCAACCCAAACCTTTTTTAGCGTCTTTAAGCTAGCTGTTTGCACCTTTTTAGGGCTATCTTGCAAGGCTTGAGTATCGCTTTTAGCTGGCACTATATCTTGGGTGTTAGGTGTGGCATCTTGAGTTTTATCCGCCGGCTCTTTTGCTTGAGCTTCTTGATTTTGTGCGCCCTCATCACTAGCACTTACTTTTTCTTGTGCTTCTTGAAGAGCTAAAGCCGAGCTATCATCAATACTTTGGCTTTGTATGCCCTCACCTGCACTTGGTTTTGGTTCCTCATTTGCCTCATTTAGATTGCGCTTAGCCTGCTCTACTTGCTCTAAATTTGGGCTAACGACTTGAGTTTTTTTCTCTTGCATATCTTGGATAAATTTATCAAGCCCTATATGCTCGCTGAAAAAATAAACAAAAATAGCCGCCACAAATATCAAAAACCCAAACCACATAAGCCCCCTTCCAGCAGGCTTTACATCACGCTCTGCACTATCTGTAAAAGGTGGAATTTTATCTATCGCACCGCAGCTTTTTACACCTTGAGAGTATGGCACTGCAGCAGCATACTCAGACAGCCACTCGCTCATATCTACGTCAAACTCGCGAGTGATGATTTTAATGTGTCCGCAGACGTTATATTTTGCCAGTGCGTCGTAGTTTTTCTCCAGTATCAAAGAGATAATCTGAGGCTCTATGTGTGTTTTTCTAGCGACCTCTTTAACGCCTAGTTCTCTTAAAGTTTCAAAATTATTCATTTACTATCCTATCACATATTATTGCAAAAGCTGCACTTACATTTAACGAATCAAAGCCGTTTTTAAGCCGCACGCCGACTGTTTTATCACACTTTGCAATGACCTTAGCACTTAACCCATCGCCCTCGCTTCCTAGCACTAAAGCTAGCTTTTTGTCGAATTTAACCAAAGAGACATTTTTGCCTCCAGCAGCTGTGGCATACAGGCTAAATCCTACCTGCTTTAGCTCATTTAAAAGGCTTAATCCATCAGGCACTAAAGCAATAGGTAGCTCCAAAGCCGCGCCACTACTAGAGCGTAAAATTCCAGCCAGATTCGCACTTTTGCCAACTATTGCCAGCCCATCACAGCCTAACGCATAAGCGGTCCGCGAGATAGCGCCGATATTTCCGACATCGCTAAGCCCATAAAGCACAGCGATAAAATCTTTTTGCTTAAGCTCGTTAATATCACAAAACGAAACAGGCTCGATTTTAGCCAGCAATCCCTGATGATTTCCACCAGCCGCGAGTGCTTGGGCTTTTTTATTATCCACCCTGATTATCTTTGCACCCGTTTTTACTATCTCGTTAAATAGCGGCTTTTCTATATCTTTGGCAAGATAAACCTCGATTATGCGCTTAAAATGGCGCTTTAAAACGTGTAAAAAAAGTTGTTTTCCATATATTATCATTAGGCGATGATAGCGAATTTTAAATGAAAATTTACTTATTTTTTCTCTATTTGGTGGGTTTTGCTCTGCTTATGTGGTTAATTCTGCATACACACTTTTTACACTTTTGCCAGTGAGTTTTGATAGGAGTTTTGCCTTTTGTTTTGGAGCAATATCGAGGCTTTTAATATCATCTATACTAATGCGTTCAGTGTTTTTAGCTAGCTCATTAGCGCCTAGCACTACGCACCATTCGCCATCGATGTTTGCATTTTCTAGCTTATCTAAAACAGTTTGAGCGCTACCAAAAAATTTATTTTGGAATTTTTTGCTTATCTCTTTAATGGCAAATATCTCACGACTTGGGTCTATTTGAGCTATGTTAGAAATTAGTGGCACTATCCTACGTGGGCTTTCATAGATTATGGCTGGATAGGGCTGATTTAGCGCATTTTGCAGAGCCTCTTTTCTCTGGGTGCCTGTATTTGGCAAAAATCCCAAAAAGACAAATTCTTTCTCGCAAAAACCGCTTGACACAAGGGCTATTAATGCCGCGTTTGCCCCTGCTAGAACTTCAAATTCTATGCCGTTTTTAAGCGCATATTTAACAAGCCCCGCCCCTGGGTCTGAGATACCAGGCATGCCAGCATCGCTTAGATAGGCTACATTTTTATCAAAAAAGCTAGGCGTTAAATTTGATACAAACTCAGCCTCATTATGGCTGTGGACGCTTATAAATTTATCTATATTTATTCTAGCATCAAAGCGCTGGTTTAAAAGTGTGATTAGAGATTTGCTTATTCTAGTGTCTTCGCAAAGTATGACGCTACACTCCTTTAGCGTGCTTAATGCACGCAAGGAGATGTCGGCTAAGTTGCCTATAGGCGTGGGGATAAAATAGAGCAATTATTTAAGTGCGTATTTTTTCTTAAATTTCTCTACGCGTCCTGCGCTATCTACTATCTTTTCGCTACCAGTAAAAAATGGGTGGCAAGCTGAGCAGATGTCTACTCTAATCTCTGCTTTATTTGACTTAGTTTTAAAGGTATTTCCGCAAGCACAAGTTACAGTTGCCTCTACGTATTCTGGGTGTATCTCTTTTTTCATCGCTTTTCCTTAGAGAGTTTATAAAGCCGTGATTATACTAAAATAAACTTAAAAAATCAAGCCTAGGCTAAACTTTTCGCCGCAAGCGCTATCGCAGCGGTTTCAGAGCGCAATATACTAATCGTATTAAGCGAATATTTTTGCCTAACTAGCTCACGCTCTCTTTGGCTAAAACCACCCTCCGCACCAACGACTATAAAGCCTCCAGCATGCGCCCCCAAAGCCTCGCCGCCAAAGTCAAGCAGTGCCACATTCTCGTGCGAAGCGATAAATTTATCAAGGCTTTCATAAAGCTCAAAACTCATCAAATATTCGCGCCCACACTGCTGGCTTGAGAGCGCGCAAATACGCTCAAGCTTATCAAAATCAAGGCGGAAGTTTTTCTGCGAATAATCGCAATAAATAAAGCTTATGCGCTCCACGCCAAGCTCATTAAGCGCAGGCAGAGCCTTTTGTACGCTCTTTGGGTCAATCACCGCCCACGCTAGGCAAAATCCGCTCTTAATCACAGGCTTTTGCGATGTAAAAACAAGCTCAGCAAAGCCATCTCGCCTACTAAGCTGCCTAATCTCGTAAATATAGACGCACTCGTCTTTTAAATTTCTCATCTCAAGCCGCTCAGACTCACGCATCCTACGAGCTTTTATATGCGATAGCATATCCGCATCAAAGCCCACTCTCTCATCGCCCGCGCACTCGTGGTACATAAATTTCACGCCTAGGCCTTTGAGGCTATTAGGATTAAAGCTATGTCTAAAATCCCTTTTATTAGCGCAAATTTTCTAAATTTATCCCGCTCGCCTAGCCTTAAATAGCGCTTTAGCCTAGCATATCCAGCCGCGCTTGAGCCAATAAGCAGCACAGCTACTAGCACCATAACCGCGCTTTTATGGCTTAGCCTAAACTCAAACGCCGCCAGCATAATAATGCCTGTAAAAATAGAACATGCGATGATAGTGTGATAAAGTGGCAGGTAGTAGCGCACATAAAGTGAGTAGTTGCGCGCCCTGTACGCTAGCTGCGTGATCACTAGATAAAGCACCGCACAGCCTAGCATAGCATGCGCAAAGCCCACGTGATAAGGCAAAGTGTATGTGTAAAGCGGGACTAAATGCTCGCTCATTTGCTCTCCTTTAGTTTAAAACGAGATTGTAGCAGATTTTGTTTAAAATTTAAATTTATGGGGGCTTTTGGGGTGAGATTTGGCAGGACTTTAATTTGTTTTAAGGGGTTTTACCAGCTTTGTCCTGGACGATGAGATGGCACACTAGCGTAAATTTAAAACAGCTGGGTGTGGCTGGTTTTTGGCTGACTATTTTTAGGGCTTGCTGGTTTTGCTAGCCCCAGGTGCTTAGATTGAGATTAAAAGCAATCTTTTATAAATTGCAAGCCTGAGAAATTCCAAGCTTGCATGCCTTTTGTTTGTATTCTTTGGCTTTTAAGAGATTTCTTTCTTGCTCAAAGGCAATGCCTAGATTATAGCAAGCCTCTTTAATATCATTATCACAAGCTAAGCTGTATAGATATTTTGTCTCTGCCATATCTTGCCTAACTCCCTCGCCGTCATAATAAAGAAGCCCTAAATTATAGCAAGAAATATAATTTGGCTCCTTTTCATTATCGCAAGCTAGCTTATAATATCTAGCTGCTTCTTTTCTGCTTTGTTTAAAGCCATCTTTTCCATAGTCATAAGTAACACCTGTATTGTAGCAGGCAAATGAAGCAAAACCTTCATTTGGAGCTAAATCGCAAGCTTTTTTATAAAATTTAGCCATTTTTCATCATCTTGCTTTACTACTTTGCCGTTTTGATAAATCCCTGCTACAAAGCCACATCCCACAGCTCTATAAGTTTTTGAAGCCTTTTCGTCATCACAAAGCTTGCTAGCTAGCTCAAAAGCTTTTTTGTAATCTTCTGCATCATAAGCATCAACTATTTCCAATAATTTTGGCGAAAACGAATTTTCAGCCAAAGCAAAACCAGCCACAAGGGCAAACAAAACTAACTTTTTCATTTTTATCCTTTGGGTTAAATTTAAAGCTAATGAGTTTGCGATTATTCTATCTTGCCCTGCTTAGAAATTGCTTAATGGATGGTAAATATAAAAGGCTAGAAGCTGGATTATTTTATTAAAAAGTAAGGTTGCTCCAAGGGTCAGCCCTGCCGTTATGGCAGGAGCTGGCTAGCGATAATTAGCCCCTTTGTTAGAATGGGCTTAAATTTAAAAGAGTGTAAGAAATCAAAAAATAACTCCAAAAATGCGAAGTATTTTCGTCTTAGACAAAGGCGGTTTTTAAATTTACGACGGGAGCATACTGATAGTATGTGACCGAGTAAATTTAAAAACCAACGCAGTATAAGGCGAAAAGACGAGCTGGCTTTCACCCCAGAGAAAGACTTTCTAAAAAATACCTATGCACTCGCTCATCTCTTGTTAATTCTGGGTGATATGACGTGGCTAGCATATTATCCTGCCTAACAGCCACGATA belongs to Campylobacter sp. 19-13652 and includes:
- a CDS encoding LL-diaminopimelate aminotransferase is translated as MFEEIRFHTIERLPNYVFAEVNAIKMAARRDGADIIDFSMGNPEGRTPKHIVDKLCESAQKDKTHGYSVSAGIYKLRLAICEWYRQKYGVSLDPETEAVAVMGSKEGFVHLTQAIINPGDVAVVPDPAYPIHTQAFIIAGGNVAKMPLSFNDKFELDENKFFDDLTRTIHASSPKPKYVVVNFPHNPTTVTVQKSFYERLVALSKQERFYIISDIAYADLCFDGYKTPSIFEVEGAKDVAVETYTLSKSYNMAGWRVGFVCGNKRLIAALKKIKSWFDYGMFTPIQVAATFALESGSECVEEISAGYKRRQEVLIESFAQAGWQLNAPQASMFIWAKIPPVAAHLGSLEFSKQLLIKAGVAVSPGVGFGEGGEGYVRIALIENENRIRQAARNIKKYLREFK
- the rlmB gene encoding 23S rRNA (guanosine(2251)-2'-O)-methyltransferase RlmB, which encodes MIIYGKQLFLHVLKRHFKRIIEVYLAKDIEKPLFNEIVKTGAKIIRVDNKKAQALAAGGNHQGLLAKIEPVSFCDINELKQKDFIAVLYGLSDVGNIGAISRTAYALGCDGLAIVGKSANLAGILRSSSGAALELPIALVPDGLSLLNELKQVGFSLYATAAGGKNVSLVKFDKKLALVLGSEGDGLSAKVIAKCDKTVGVRLKNGFDSLNVSAAFAIICDRIVNE
- the rsmI gene encoding 16S rRNA (cytidine(1402)-2'-O)-methyltransferase; translation: MLYFIPTPIGNLADISLRALSTLKECSVILCEDTRISKSLITLLNQRFDARINIDKFISVHSHNEAEFVSNLTPSFFDKNVAYLSDAGMPGISDPGAGLVKYALKNGIEFEVLAGANAALIALVSSGFCEKEFVFLGFLPNTGTQRKEALQNALNQPYPAIIYESPRRIVPLISNIAQIDPSREIFAIKEISKKFQNKFFGSAQTVLDKLENANIDGEWCVVLGANELAKNTERISIDDIKSLDIAPKQKAKLLSKLTGKSVKSVYAELTT
- the rpmE gene encoding 50S ribosomal protein L31, with amino-acid sequence MKKEIHPEYVEATVTCACGNTFKTKSNKAEIRVDICSACHPFFTGSEKIVDSAGRVEKFKKKYALK
- a CDS encoding RsmE family RNA methyltransferase — its product is MYHECAGDERVGFDADMLSHIKARRMRESERLEMRNLKDECVYIYEIRQLSRRDGFAELVFTSQKPVIKSGFCLAWAVIDPKSVQKALPALNELGVERISFIYCDYSQKNFRLDFDKLERICALSSQQCGREYLMSFELYESLDKFIASHENVALLDFGGEALGAHAGGFIVVGAEGGFSQRERELVRQKYSLNTISILRSETAAIALAAKSLA
- a CDS encoding tetratricopeptide repeat protein, which encodes MAKFYKKACDLAPNEGFASFACYNTGVTYDYGKDGFKQSRKEAARYYKLACDNEKEPNYISCYNLGLLYYDGEGVRQDMAETKYLYSLACDNDIKEACYNLGIAFEQERNLLKAKEYKQKACKLGISQACNL